In a single window of the Natronosalvus caseinilyticus genome:
- a CDS encoding transcription initiation factor IIB gives MTNARLSARARRTESETETESESEDVADSELACPECAGQLVVDDEHGETICEDCGLVVEEDSVDRGPEWRAFDSAEKNKKSRVGAPTTNTMHDKGLSTNIDWRNKDAYGNSLGSRQREKMQRLRKWNERFRTRDSKERNLKQALGEIDRMASALGLPNNVRETASVIYRRALNEDLLPGRSIEGVSTSCVYAAARQAGVPRSLDEIADVSRVEKNEIARTYRYVVRELGLEVQPADPESYVPRFASGLELSDEAEHRARSLLRNAKEKGVHSGKSPVGLAAAAVYAAALLTNEKTTQAAVSDVADISEVTIRNRYHELLEAEETIGMA, from the coding sequence ATGACAAACGCCCGACTATCCGCTAGAGCCCGACGCACCGAGTCCGAGACCGAAACTGAATCCGAATCCGAGGACGTCGCAGACAGCGAGCTCGCCTGTCCGGAGTGTGCCGGCCAGCTGGTCGTCGACGACGAACACGGCGAGACCATCTGTGAGGACTGCGGCCTCGTCGTCGAGGAAGATTCCGTCGATCGCGGGCCCGAGTGGCGCGCGTTCGACTCCGCCGAGAAGAACAAGAAGTCCCGCGTGGGTGCGCCCACGACGAACACGATGCACGACAAGGGTCTCTCGACCAACATCGACTGGCGAAACAAGGACGCCTACGGCAACTCCCTGGGCAGCCGCCAGCGAGAGAAGATGCAGCGCCTGCGCAAGTGGAACGAGCGCTTCCGCACCCGCGACAGCAAGGAGCGCAACCTCAAGCAGGCCCTCGGCGAGATCGACCGCATGGCCAGCGCACTCGGCCTCCCGAACAACGTTCGCGAGACCGCCAGCGTGATCTACCGACGGGCGCTCAACGAGGACCTCCTGCCCGGTCGATCCATCGAGGGCGTCTCCACCTCCTGTGTCTACGCCGCCGCCCGCCAGGCCGGCGTCCCGCGCAGCCTCGACGAGATCGCCGACGTCAGCCGTGTCGAGAAGAACGAAATCGCGCGCACCTACCGCTACGTCGTCCGCGAACTCGGCCTCGAGGTCCAACCGGCCGACCCCGAGAGCTACGTCCCCCGCTTCGCCTCGGGACTCGAACTGTCCGACGAGGCAGAACACCGCGCCCGCAGCCTCCTGCGAAACGCCAAGGAGAAGGGCGTCCACAGCGGCAAGTCGCCGGTCGGTCTCGCGGCCGCCGCGGTGTACGCCGCTGCCCTGTTGACCAACGAGAAGACCACCCAGGCAGCCGTCAGCGATGTCGCCGACATCTCCGAGGTCACGATCCGCAACCGTTACCACGAGTTACTCGAGGCCGAAGAGACGATCGGGATGGCCTGA
- the yjjX gene encoding inosine/xanthosine triphosphatase: MHVAVGSTNPVKVQATERALERYDPSVFGVAVDSSVSEQPTGQRETVTGAKTRARRALERSDADWGVGLEGGVARIDGTDGLFLIMWAAVTDGERVGLGSGPSLRLPAVVAERLERGAELGPVMNDLLGTTDIAETEGAAGALTDGLTDRTTALAAAVSCAAGPFVTPYYE, encoded by the coding sequence ATGCACGTCGCCGTGGGCAGCACGAACCCGGTCAAAGTCCAGGCTACCGAACGCGCCCTCGAGCGGTACGATCCGTCCGTTTTCGGCGTCGCCGTCGACTCCAGCGTGTCCGAACAACCGACCGGCCAGCGCGAGACCGTCACCGGGGCGAAAACGCGAGCGAGGCGCGCCCTCGAGCGGTCCGACGCCGACTGGGGCGTCGGCCTGGAGGGCGGCGTCGCCCGAATCGACGGTACTGACGGCCTGTTCCTGATCATGTGGGCGGCCGTCACGGACGGCGAACGAGTCGGCCTCGGAAGCGGACCCAGCCTTCGACTCCCGGCCGTCGTCGCCGAGCGTCTCGAGCGAGGCGCCGAACTCGGACCCGTGATGAACGACCTGCTGGGAACGACCGACATCGCCGAAACCGAGGGCGCCGCTGGCGCGCTCACTGATGGACTGACCGACCGAACGACTGCGCTCGCGGCTGCCGTCTCCTGTGCCGCAGGGCCGTTCGTGACGCCGTACTACGAGTAG
- a CDS encoding DUF7123 family protein, with protein sequence MSTAVAADLTSKQTRILRYLREHAATKTYFKSRLIGEELGMTAKEVGANITAIQDGDYDIEIEKWGYSSSTTWKVLL encoded by the coding sequence ATGAGCACAGCAGTCGCCGCCGACCTCACGAGCAAACAAACCCGTATCCTGCGGTACCTCCGCGAACACGCTGCGACCAAGACGTACTTCAAGTCCCGGTTAATCGGCGAGGAACTCGGGATGACCGCGAAGGAAGTCGGTGCGAACATCACGGCGATCCAGGACGGCGATTACGACATCGAGATCGAGAAGTGGGGCTACTCCTCGAGTACGACCTGGAAAGTGCTTCTGTAA
- a CDS encoding winged helix-turn-helix transcriptional regulator produces the protein MTGSDGVDEKKRATLRRFAAVGAASPLTRFSESAAVDTGESDARDAIVGYLSTTPGAHFSKVRDDLQLGTGETQHHLRRLEDLDLVESYSDGDYKRFVPAARFDGFEKNALGYLRRATPRGMLVELLSNPDATASDLAAALEVSPPTVSKYAGELEEAGLLSREDGYAVERPETVLLLLVRYADSFGERAVTLARDADALISYDG, from the coding sequence ATGACGGGTTCCGATGGGGTCGACGAGAAGAAACGAGCCACGCTTCGGCGGTTCGCCGCCGTCGGCGCGGCCTCGCCGCTCACGCGGTTTTCGGAGTCAGCCGCCGTCGACACGGGCGAGAGCGACGCCCGAGACGCCATCGTCGGCTACCTCTCGACGACCCCCGGTGCCCACTTCTCGAAGGTCAGAGACGACCTCCAGCTCGGAACCGGCGAGACCCAGCACCACCTGCGCCGGCTCGAGGACCTGGACCTCGTCGAATCCTACAGCGACGGCGACTACAAGCGGTTCGTCCCCGCCGCCCGGTTCGACGGCTTCGAGAAGAACGCCCTCGGATATCTCCGGCGAGCGACCCCGCGAGGCATGCTCGTCGAACTCCTCTCGAATCCGGACGCGACGGCGAGTGACCTTGCGGCCGCCCTCGAGGTGTCCCCGCCGACGGTGAGCAAGTACGCGGGCGAACTCGAGGAGGCCGGTTTGCTCTCTCGGGAAGACGGGTACGCGGTCGAACGACCCGAAACCGTCCTGTTGTTGCTCGTTCGCTACGCCGATTCGTTCGGCGAACGAGCGGTGACGCTGGCGCGGGACGCGGACGCGTTGATCAGCTACGACGGGTAG
- a CDS encoding SPFH domain-containing protein — translation MVPELILAQAATVGLFIGALLLIVVLAALLSAIEIVNAYEKRALTVFGEYRKLLEPGINVIPPFVSQTYTFDMRTQTLDVPRQEAITRDNSPVTADAVVYIRVMDAKKAFLEVDNYKTAVSNLAQTTLRAVLGDMELDETLNKRQAINARIRTELDEPTDEWGIRVESVEVREVNPSKDVQRAMEQQTSAERKRRAMILEAQGERRSAVEKAEGDKQSQIIRAQGEKQSQILEAQGDSISTVLRARSAESMGERAVIDKGLETLAEIGQSDSTTFVLPQELSSMVGRYGKHLTGSDVKADGESLDSLEFDEETRELIGLDDIAEIIGEIDQEAEMDLEAMEQQAQAIKEGKDTGAISEAETEESIGGIDKDFDSSSEEPTSPEND, via the coding sequence ATGGTTCCGGAGCTGATACTCGCACAAGCGGCAACGGTTGGGCTCTTCATCGGCGCCCTCCTCCTGATCGTAGTCCTCGCGGCGCTCCTGAGTGCCATCGAGATCGTCAACGCGTACGAAAAGCGCGCGCTGACGGTCTTCGGGGAATACCGAAAACTGCTCGAGCCCGGTATCAACGTGATTCCGCCGTTCGTCTCCCAGACGTACACGTTCGACATGCGGACCCAGACGCTCGACGTCCCACGCCAAGAGGCGATCACGCGCGACAACTCGCCGGTGACCGCCGATGCCGTCGTCTACATCCGCGTTATGGACGCCAAAAAGGCGTTTCTCGAAGTCGACAACTACAAGACCGCCGTCTCGAACCTCGCCCAGACCACCCTGCGGGCCGTGCTGGGCGACATGGAACTCGACGAGACGCTGAACAAGCGCCAGGCGATCAACGCACGCATCCGTACGGAACTCGACGAACCCACCGACGAGTGGGGGATCCGCGTCGAGTCCGTCGAGGTCCGCGAGGTCAATCCCTCGAAGGACGTCCAGCGCGCGATGGAACAACAGACCTCCGCTGAGCGGAAACGCCGTGCCATGATCCTCGAGGCCCAGGGTGAACGTCGCAGTGCCGTCGAGAAGGCCGAAGGTGACAAACAGAGCCAGATCATCCGCGCACAGGGTGAAAAGCAGAGCCAGATTCTCGAGGCCCAGGGTGATTCCATTTCGACCGTCCTTCGTGCCCGCTCGGCCGAGTCGATGGGCGAGCGCGCCGTCATCGACAAAGGTCTGGAGACGCTCGCGGAAATCGGTCAGAGCGACTCGACGACGTTTGTCCTGCCACAGGAGCTGTCCTCGATGGTCGGGCGCTACGGCAAGCACCTCACCGGCAGCGACGTGAAAGCCGACGGCGAGAGCCTCGATAGCCTCGAGTTCGACGAGGAGACGCGCGAACTCATCGGCCTCGACGACATCGCCGAGATCATCGGCGAGATTGACCAGGAAGCCGAGATGGATCTCGAGGCGATGGAACAGCAGGCCCAGGCGATCAAGGAAGGGAAGGACACTGGGGCGATCTCAGAGGCCGAAACCGAGGAGAGCATCGGCGGAATCGACAAGGACTTCGACTCCTCGAGTGAGGAGCCGACATCGCCGGAAAACGACTGA
- a CDS encoding NfeD family protein, protein MVEFLVDNLPVVLLAAGLGLMVLEAISPGAHLIVIGVALAGAGLVGMLLPLTLSPFVLVALTLVIGVIATYVYREFDFYGGKGTAQTRDSDSLAGSTGYVTKTVTNRSGEVKLEDGGFAPYYSARSHDGTIEEGEEIIVLDPGGGNVLTVASLEALETDSIDRELAREARRADAENSSSRDTVSETEGSG, encoded by the coding sequence ATGGTCGAATTCCTCGTCGACAATCTCCCCGTGGTGCTCCTGGCGGCCGGGCTCGGATTGATGGTGCTCGAGGCGATCTCACCGGGCGCACACCTCATCGTCATCGGCGTCGCCCTCGCCGGCGCAGGGCTCGTCGGGATGCTTCTCCCCCTGACGCTCAGCCCGTTCGTCCTCGTCGCGTTGACGCTGGTCATCGGCGTAATCGCGACGTACGTTTACCGCGAGTTCGACTTCTACGGCGGAAAGGGAACGGCCCAGACCCGTGACTCGGATTCGCTCGCGGGGTCGACCGGCTACGTCACCAAAACGGTCACGAACCGGAGCGGCGAGGTCAAACTCGAGGACGGCGGGTTCGCCCCGTACTACTCCGCACGCTCACACGACGGGACGATTGAGGAGGGCGAGGAGATCATCGTCCTGGACCCCGGCGGCGGGAACGTCCTGACCGTGGCGTCGCTCGAGGCGCTCGAGACCGACAGCATCGACCGGGAACTGGCCCGGGAAGCCAGGCGGGCGGACGCCGAAAATTCCTCGTCTCGAGATACCGTCTCCGAGACGGAAGGGTCAGGCTGA
- a CDS encoding DUF7312 domain-containing protein, with translation MDDRESDRGSDRSSERDERAQAGPDGLERGGDRDGDASGENENESEDEDVWGRIPISNPASRRQRTEDDDAVDPGDSVASGDPSASEPEPNSQPVRSGDPSLEGAVFVLLGAIAMMLVMVRLGSIFAI, from the coding sequence ATGGACGACAGGGAATCGGATCGCGGCTCGGACCGATCGAGCGAGCGGGACGAGCGTGCGCAGGCCGGACCCGATGGACTCGAGCGAGGAGGCGACAGGGACGGCGACGCCAGCGGCGAAAACGAAAACGAAAGCGAAGACGAAGACGTGTGGGGCCGCATTCCCATCTCGAACCCGGCCTCGCGACGGCAGCGAACCGAGGACGACGACGCCGTCGATCCCGGCGATTCTGTCGCCTCTGGCGATCCGTCCGCCTCCGAACCCGAGCCCAACAGCCAGCCGGTCCGCTCGGGCGATCCGTCGCTCGAGGGCGCCGTCTTCGTGCTGCTCGGGGCGATCGCCATGATGCTCGTGATGGTGAGACTCGGCTCGATCTTCGCCATCTGA
- the pyk gene encoding pyruvate kinase, whose product MRNAKIVCTLGPATNSRSAIRELSEAGMSVARLNASHGSLEDRAELIDRVRRVDEATPSPVAVMLDTKGPEIRTAPLPGGETVTLETGSEVRFVEGTNASAEEVGLSVPLTSVEPGDRILLDDGLIETTVIGVDGEAVLARVETGGELGGRKGVNLPGVALDLDVVTEKDRRDLELAAEKEVDFVAASFVRDADDVYEVSETLESFGAEIPIISKIERAGAVENLDEIIEASYGIMVARGDLGVECPMEDVPMIQKRIIRKAKNAGRPVITATEMLDSMVHSRRPTRAEASDVANAVLDGTDAVMLSAETAVGDHPTAVVEAMDSIIRQVERSGEYAELLEQRVPTAGEARTDALARSARYLARDIGADAVVAATESGYTALKTAKYRPGVPVVASTPSHRVRRQLALSWGVTPLYASVSDQGADAVVSRAVQSALDAGVAESGDTVVVLCGMMTELEGANTTNMMKVHVAADALETGRVVVDGRATGPIARVTDGDLEAIPDGAIIALSADFDAEFTGDVGKIGGIVDARPGMTGYPALIARETGVPMVSDADVTDLEDGRTVTIDGERGVVYDGDVRGRSVRD is encoded by the coding sequence ATGCGAAACGCGAAGATCGTCTGTACCCTGGGGCCGGCGACGAACAGTCGCTCGGCTATCCGAGAGCTCTCGGAGGCGGGGATGTCCGTCGCCCGGTTGAACGCCAGCCACGGCTCGCTCGAGGACCGCGCGGAGTTGATCGACCGGGTTCGACGCGTCGACGAGGCGACGCCAAGCCCCGTCGCCGTGATGCTCGACACGAAGGGGCCGGAGATTCGAACGGCGCCGCTCCCCGGTGGGGAGACGGTGACCCTCGAGACCGGGAGCGAGGTTCGGTTCGTCGAAGGGACGAACGCCTCCGCCGAGGAAGTCGGCCTCTCCGTGCCGCTCACCAGCGTTGAACCCGGCGACCGAATCCTGCTGGACGACGGATTGATCGAGACGACCGTCATCGGAGTGGACGGGGAGGCGGTCCTCGCCCGCGTCGAGACCGGCGGCGAACTCGGCGGACGAAAGGGGGTCAACCTGCCGGGCGTCGCCCTCGACCTCGACGTCGTCACCGAGAAGGATCGGCGCGACCTCGAGCTGGCCGCCGAGAAGGAGGTCGACTTCGTCGCGGCGAGTTTCGTCCGTGACGCCGACGACGTCTATGAGGTCAGCGAGACCCTCGAGTCCTTCGGCGCCGAGATTCCGATCATCTCGAAGATCGAACGCGCGGGCGCGGTCGAGAATCTCGACGAAATCATCGAGGCCTCCTACGGGATCATGGTCGCCCGCGGGGACCTGGGCGTCGAGTGTCCGATGGAGGACGTCCCGATGATCCAGAAGCGAATCATCCGGAAGGCGAAAAACGCGGGCCGGCCGGTCATCACGGCGACGGAGATGCTCGACTCGATGGTTCACTCCCGCCGACCGACGCGGGCGGAGGCCTCCGACGTGGCGAACGCGGTCCTCGACGGGACCGACGCGGTCATGCTCTCGGCCGAAACCGCCGTCGGCGACCACCCGACGGCCGTCGTCGAGGCCATGGACAGCATCATCCGCCAGGTCGAACGGTCGGGTGAGTACGCCGAACTGCTCGAGCAACGTGTGCCGACCGCCGGCGAGGCCCGGACCGACGCGCTGGCCCGTTCGGCGCGATACTTGGCGCGCGACATCGGCGCCGACGCCGTCGTCGCGGCGACCGAATCCGGCTACACGGCGCTGAAGACGGCGAAGTACCGGCCCGGTGTCCCCGTGGTCGCCTCGACGCCGAGCCACCGCGTCCGACGCCAACTCGCGCTTTCCTGGGGGGTGACGCCGCTCTACGCCAGCGTCTCGGACCAGGGGGCCGACGCCGTCGTCTCGCGGGCGGTTCAGTCGGCGCTCGACGCCGGGGTCGCCGAGAGCGGCGACACCGTGGTCGTCCTCTGTGGCATGATGACCGAACTCGAGGGTGCGAATACGACGAACATGATGAAGGTTCACGTCGCGGCGGACGCTCTCGAGACGGGACGCGTGGTCGTCGACGGTCGTGCGACGGGTCCGATCGCCCGCGTCACCGACGGCGACCTCGAGGCCATTCCCGATGGCGCGATCATCGCCCTTTCTGCGGACTTCGACGCCGAGTTCACCGGTGACGTCGGGAAGATCGGCGGCATCGTCGACGCCAGACCGGGCATGACGGGGTATCCGGCCCTCATCGCACGCGAAACGGGCGTCCCGATGGTGAGCGACGCCGACGTCACCGACCTCGAGGACGGGCGGACGGTGACGATCGACGGCGAGCGGGGCGTCGTCTACGATGGCGACGTTCGCGGACGGTCGGTGCGGGACTAG
- a CDS encoding GYD domain-containing protein has translation MPLYASFVDVGDRDVQNAQELASIWGEVQSEFEEHNAELKDSYAVLGSHDFLVIFEAPDHEKAFTSALTLHRHGLDCETMEILDTDDFASIVDEI, from the coding sequence ATGCCGCTCTACGCATCGTTCGTCGACGTCGGCGACCGCGACGTCCAGAACGCACAGGAACTCGCGTCGATCTGGGGCGAGGTGCAGTCGGAGTTCGAAGAACACAACGCTGAACTCAAGGATTCCTACGCCGTCCTCGGCAGTCACGACTTCCTGGTCATCTTCGAGGCACCGGACCACGAGAAGGCGTTTACGTCAGCACTGACCCTCCACCGACACGGCCTGGACTGCGAGACGATGGAGATTCTCGACACCGACGACTTCGCGTCGATCGTCGACGAGATCTGA
- a CDS encoding DUF7321 family protein: MVSELATATVALVMVTASFPFYLYGAWIMIDAEIVTWDVLVYHLKVIAVGLVLNTIPVLLWMAPRVLEQISGLAAVHAFFGLQAYAMLLVALTGIVRILQVKLTHDVYGNPDQDVDLDDLHEHMGAWRRRLRVGVFGYVFFWLVAYLLGVVRYLLRYDVFR; the protein is encoded by the coding sequence ATGGTCTCTGAGCTGGCGACGGCCACCGTCGCGCTCGTGATGGTCACCGCCAGTTTCCCCTTCTACCTCTACGGCGCCTGGATCATGATCGACGCGGAGATTGTCACCTGGGACGTCCTCGTCTATCACCTGAAGGTCATCGCCGTGGGTCTGGTCCTGAACACGATTCCCGTCCTCCTCTGGATGGCACCGCGGGTGCTCGAGCAGATAAGCGGGCTAGCGGCCGTGCACGCGTTCTTCGGGCTCCAGGCGTACGCGATGTTACTCGTCGCGCTGACCGGCATCGTTCGTATCCTCCAGGTCAAACTTACCCACGACGTCTACGGCAACCCCGACCAGGACGTCGACCTCGACGACCTCCACGAGCACATGGGTGCCTGGCGACGGCGACTTCGCGTGGGCGTCTTCGGCTACGTGTTCTTCTGGCTGGTGGCATACCTGCTCGGGGTGGTTCGCTATCTCCTCCGATACGACGTGTTCCGGTGA
- a CDS encoding DUF7344 domain-containing protein, translated as MSRPTLEDEFDPETIDDLQSILSNGYTRGVIDYFHRCTDDVASLDELANYVVDAQFDCAAESPRDAAIYLHHAGLPKLADVGLLEYDERSNHVRRRDHPVLEASRAFREYAEFDDNAGVA; from the coding sequence ATGTCGAGACCAACCCTCGAGGACGAATTCGACCCCGAGACAATCGACGACCTGCAATCAATACTCTCGAACGGGTACACCCGTGGAGTGATAGACTATTTCCACCGCTGCACCGACGACGTCGCCTCGCTCGACGAACTCGCTAACTACGTCGTCGACGCTCAGTTCGACTGCGCGGCGGAATCGCCGCGAGATGCCGCGATCTACCTGCACCACGCCGGACTCCCGAAATTAGCCGACGTTGGGCTCCTCGAGTACGACGAGCGGAGCAACCACGTCAGACGGCGGGACCACCCCGTGCTCGAGGCGTCCAGGGCATTCCGCGAGTACGCCGAGTTCGACGACAACGCCGGCGTCGCATAA
- a CDS encoding bacterio-opsin activator domain-containing protein produces MSVTLEFTVESDQFTLGQVLSGPPSMRIELERIVPTGDSAMPFLWVSGEDYASFEEKVVSHRFVEDIIAIDRVENAVLYRVTWHDHHTDLIQGITDAQGTVLQAYSNDGWEFHVRFPDHDQLSRFHNYITDEGISIHINRTYTVTERTESVHQFGLSDEQREALVLGLRRGYFDTPSEASLDELADELGISQQAVSNRVRRGTKQVLSEILLSTAADFD; encoded by the coding sequence ATGAGCGTCACGCTGGAGTTTACCGTCGAGAGCGACCAGTTCACACTCGGACAGGTGCTATCTGGTCCGCCGTCGATGCGCATCGAACTCGAGCGGATCGTCCCCACTGGAGACTCCGCGATGCCATTTCTGTGGGTATCAGGCGAGGACTACGCCTCGTTCGAGGAGAAGGTCGTCTCACACCGCTTCGTCGAGGACATCATCGCCATCGACCGCGTCGAGAACGCGGTTCTGTACCGCGTCACGTGGCACGATCATCACACTGATCTGATCCAAGGAATCACGGACGCACAGGGGACGGTGTTACAGGCGTACAGCAACGACGGCTGGGAGTTCCACGTTCGATTTCCGGACCACGACCAGCTCTCGCGGTTTCACAACTACATCACCGACGAAGGCATCTCTATCCACATCAATCGAACCTACACGGTCACCGAGCGAACCGAGAGCGTCCACCAGTTCGGCCTCTCGGACGAGCAACGCGAAGCCCTCGTCCTCGGGCTCCGTCGCGGCTACTTCGACACGCCGAGCGAGGCGAGTCTAGACGAACTCGCCGACGAACTCGGCATCTCCCAGCAGGCCGTCTCCAACCGCGTACGTCGGGGTACGAAGCAGGTGCTCAGTGAGATATTACTCTCGACTGCGGCCGACTTCGACTGA
- a CDS encoding DUF7319 domain-containing protein, whose protein sequence is MTDASDEPSAGRTTEPSADPAATGDDDQSVEDLRRQVEAKYDFENFSEADMAEISPEEWDVAFDADTWITGDELLERVERELKSRIAYREVFAMLEYAVVDGRRSLVAYSDTDYAIIFPDGTVEGRGTVVRDVKPTVALCSMESYDVEEPPADWHLPEPADLEGEHSELGNWMLQLLAAAQLVIGVVAIGVWLVQGLQSQLVLGIVGFALVVISLVLFLMVANARLSNRFRTEAYESRLRTIGSGDRPSFLPIDDEAFERDAPPRNRSPLEE, encoded by the coding sequence ATGACCGACGCTTCGGACGAACCGTCCGCCGGCCGAACGACCGAGCCGTCGGCCGACCCTGCGGCGACCGGAGATGACGACCAGTCAGTCGAGGACCTCCGCCGGCAGGTCGAGGCGAAGTACGACTTCGAGAACTTCAGCGAGGCCGATATGGCCGAGATAAGCCCGGAGGAGTGGGACGTCGCCTTCGACGCGGACACCTGGATCACCGGCGACGAACTCCTCGAGCGCGTCGAACGGGAACTCAAATCCCGGATCGCCTACCGGGAGGTGTTCGCGATGCTCGAGTACGCCGTCGTCGACGGCCGACGAAGTCTCGTCGCGTACTCCGACACCGATTACGCGATCATCTTCCCGGACGGAACCGTCGAGGGCCGCGGAACGGTCGTTCGCGACGTCAAACCCACCGTCGCCCTGTGTTCGATGGAGAGCTACGACGTCGAGGAACCGCCCGCCGACTGGCACCTCCCCGAGCCCGCCGACCTCGAGGGCGAACACAGCGAACTCGGCAACTGGATGCTCCAGTTGCTGGCGGCTGCCCAGCTCGTCATCGGGGTCGTCGCGATCGGGGTCTGGCTGGTGCAGGGACTCCAGTCCCAGCTCGTCCTCGGCATCGTGGGCTTCGCGCTCGTCGTCATCTCGCTCGTGCTGTTCTTGATGGTGGCGAACGCCCGACTCTCGAATCGATTCCGGACCGAAGCGTACGAGTCGCGCCTGCGAACGATCGGCTCCGGGGATCGGCCCTCGTTTCTCCCCATCGACGACGAGGCCTTCGAGCGCGACGCACCGCCTCGAAATCGGTCGCCGCTCGAGGAGTAA
- a CDS encoding plastocyanin/azurin family copper-binding protein: protein MKRREFMVAASGVSGGAVAATAATPVVAQEEEDGNDTETGDGGDGNDTEAGGEEGGNESADGSGGGGGGGGTETVEVDDNEFVPADLTVQPGTTVVWEWVGDADHNIAPSEIPEDADWEGHPDLQSDGTYEHTFDVEGTYDYICEPHVSVGMTGSIEVTQDAGGEGAAAADVDIHDLGVPIQKHFVGVASFFAIFIALVFTFYLLKYGESANTSSPGRK, encoded by the coding sequence ATGAAGAGGCGGGAGTTTATGGTAGCGGCCAGCGGCGTGTCCGGGGGTGCCGTAGCCGCCACTGCTGCGACACCCGTCGTAGCCCAGGAAGAAGAGGACGGTAACGACACCGAAACAGGTGACGGTGGCGACGGAAACGACACCGAAGCCGGCGGCGAAGAAGGCGGCAACGAGTCTGCCGACGGCAGTGGCGGAGGCGGCGGAGGCGGCGGCACCGAAACCGTCGAAGTCGACGACAACGAGTTCGTTCCCGCAGATCTAACCGTTCAACCCGGCACGACGGTCGTCTGGGAGTGGGTTGGCGACGCGGATCACAACATCGCCCCGAGCGAGATCCCGGAAGACGCTGACTGGGAGGGACACCCCGATCTTCAGTCGGATGGGACGTACGAACACACCTTCGATGTCGAAGGAACGTACGACTACATCTGTGAGCCTCACGTGAGCGTTGGCATGACTGGTTCCATCGAAGTGACCCAGGACGCAGGCGGCGAAGGCGCAGCGGCCGCCGACGTCGACATCCACGACCTCGGCGTCCCGATCCAGAAGCACTTCGTCGGCGTCGCGTCGTTCTTCGCGATTTTCATCGCCCTCGTCTTCACGTTCTACCTGCTGAAGTACGGTGAATCGGCCAACACCAGCAGCCCAGGGAGGAAATAA
- a CDS encoding DUF7318 family protein, with amino-acid sequence MSSSGSTYGDIHRYEPPRESTAAAIAIVLLTFVQIIFVSLFVYGLSANWAIAGLDAGVGNTFLGFLLSAIFLNLGFILLLYRKEFLPDVMIVKKRRRKWEDLYVRESDVEGQTLSDDAGAWDTIKRAIYPYYKR; translated from the coding sequence ATGTCATCGTCAGGAAGCACCTACGGCGATATTCACCGCTACGAACCCCCACGTGAGAGCACCGCCGCGGCGATCGCGATCGTCCTGCTGACGTTCGTGCAGATCATCTTCGTCTCGCTGTTCGTGTACGGTCTCTCGGCGAACTGGGCGATCGCTGGACTCGATGCCGGCGTCGGGAACACGTTCCTCGGGTTCTTGCTGTCGGCGATTTTCCTCAACCTCGGGTTCATCCTCCTGCTGTACCGCAAGGAGTTCCTGCCCGACGTGATGATCGTCAAGAAGCGCCGTCGCAAGTGGGAAGACCTCTACGTCCGCGAGTCAGACGTCGAGGGACAGACGCTGTCCGACGACGCCGGTGCATGGGACACGATCAAACGCGCAATCTACCCCTACTACAAACGATAA